The Solanum pennellii chromosome 11, SPENNV200 genome contains a region encoding:
- the LOC107004168 gene encoding ankyrin repeat-containing protein At5g02620-like, which yields METPAAQPTTPRKKMTKQLTGKRDDSALHSAARAGNLVAIKNTIEETDEEELAELLIKQNSAGETPLYVAAEYGYYEVVREMIMYYDLVAAGIKARNGFDALHIAAKQGDLDVVKVLMEAHPELAMTVDVVNTTALHTAANQGHLEMVNYLLEEQSSLATIAKSNGKTALHSSARNGHLQVLKALLSKEPGIATRMDNKGQTALHMAVKGQNLEVVEELTNADPSLLNMVDNKGNTPLHIASRKGRAEVVKLLLSQNETDTEVINRSHETALDTAEKMSQADTVAILQEYGVQSARVLKPQATNPARELKQTVSDIKHEVHDQLKHTKQTRRRIQGIAKRLHKMHREGLNNAINSTTVVAVLIATVAFAGIFQVPGQYYMDPTNLPEGHIIGEANISNHPGFLVFFVFDSIALFISLAVVVVQTTVVAIESKAKKKLMTIINKLMWVACVFVSVAYLALSFVVVGTRYWVMAVIVTVLGATIMASTIGVMLYWVIKHRIESSNKKSMRRNSMEYSDSALSDDNNEFKIYAL from the exons ATGGAGACACCAGCAGCTCAGCCAACTACACCCCGGAAAAAGATGACGAAACAATTAACAGGGAAACGCGATGATAGTGCCTTGCATTCGGCAGCTAGAGCTGGAAATCTTGTTGCAATCAAAAATACTATCGAGGAAACGGATGAGGAAGAATTGGCAGAGTTATTGATAAAGCAGAATTCAGCTGGAGAGACACCTTTGTATGTTGCAGCTGAATATGGTTACTATGAGGTGGTTAGGGAGATGATCATGTACTATGATCTCGTTGCAGCTGGAATCAAAGCCAGGAACGGCTTTGATGCACTGCACATTGCTGCCAAACAAGGAGATTTAG ATGTGGTGAAGGTATTGATGGAAGCACATCCCGAGCTTGCGATGACTGTTGATGTAGTAAATACAACAGCTTTGCATACTGCAGCGAACCAAGGGCACTTAGAGATGGTGAATTATCTCTTGGAGGAACAAAGCAGTTTGGCCACTATAGCTAAAAGTAATGGGAAAACAGCATTACATTCTTCAGCAAGAAATGGACATTTGCAGGTTTTGAAGGCTCTTTTGAGTAAGGAGCCAGGGATCGCAACGCGGATGGATAACAAGGGACAGACCGCACTTCACATGGCTGTCAAAGGACAAAATCTTGAGGTTGTAGAGGAGCTCACTAACGCTGATCCTTCATTACTTAACATGGTCGACAATAAGGGAAACACACCTTTGCATATAGCGTCTCGTAAAGGAAGGGCTGAG GTTGTTAAATTGCTGCTCTCACAGAACGAAACAGACACGGAAGTTATCAATAGGTCACATGAAACAGCTCTAGACACTGCTGAGAAAATGTCACAGGCTGACACAGTAGCCATCCTGCAGGAATATGGGGTTCAGAGTGCCCGAGTGCTAAAGCCACAGGCAACGAATCCAGCTAGAGAGTTGAAGCAAACCGTTAGTGACATTAAGCACGAGGTTCACGATCAGTTAAAGCACACAAAACAAACTAGAAGACGCATTCAAGGCATTGCTAAGCGGTTGCACAAGATGCACAGAGAAGGGCTTAACAACGCGATCAACTCAACCACAGTTGTAGCTGTACTCATTGCCACAGTTGCGTTTGCAGGAATATTTCAAGTGCCAGGGCAATACTATATGGATCCGACCAACCTCCCAGAGGGCCATATAATTGGAGAAGCAAACATATCAAACCACCCTGGATTCCTGGTGTTCTTTGTCTTTGACTCAATCGCGTTATTCATTTCACTAGCAGTTGTGGTGGTGCAGACAACAGTGGTGGCTATAGAGAGCAAAGCAAAGAAGAAGTTGATGACAATCATAAACAAGCTAATGTGGGTAGCATGTGTGTTTGTATCAGTTGCATACTTGGCTCTATCTTTTGTAGTCGTTGGCACGCGTTATTGGGTGATGGCAGTTATTGTAACAGTACTCGGGGCAACTATAATGGCTTCAACAATCGGAGTAATGTTATATTGGGTCATTAAGCATCGCATCGAGTCATCCAACAAGAAGAGCATGAGAAGGAACTCTATGGAATACTCTGATTCAGCCCTCTCTGATGACAAcaatgaattcaaaatatatgCCTTATAA
- the LOC107002867 gene encoding nudix hydrolase 9 isoform X5 yields the protein MEEKLSCDGGHEFKLLLSCPSGLSPSQYGGYNFNVENDPKQQPHVSLHLGLTDYRTFVGTNLSPMWERFLVPSDDDCIQCQHTSSPLGNGAVVETSDRRILVLQRSNKVGEFPGYFVFPGGHPEPQEVGIISHEGFQELNQCHMINSKVSQEMFDSIVREVVEEIGTPADSLSSPIFIGISRRILNVRPTAFFFIKCDLRSDEIQQLYSSAQDGFESTQLYAVSMSDLENMASKMPGCHRGGYALYKLMVQGTSDSLSHPLLNENFVAS from the exons ATGGAGGAGAAGCTCAGCTGTGATGGAGGTCACGAATTCAAGCTGCTCTTATCATGTCCTTCTGGTTTATCTCCTTCACAG TATGGTGGATACAACTTCAATGTAGAGAATGATCCCAAGCAACAACCTCACGTTTCCCTTCATCTTGGTCTGACAGATTATAG GACATTCGTGGGAACAAATTTAAGTCCTATGTGGGAAAGATTTCTTGTTCCATCTGATG ATGATTGTATACAGTGTCAGCACACATCAAGTCCTCTTGGTAATGGTGCAGTTGTGGAGACTTCTGACAGAAGAATACTTGTGCTTCAGAGAAGTAATAAAGTTGGAGAATTCCCTGGATATTTTGTTTTTCCTGGAGGCCATCCAGAG CCCCAAGAAGTCGGAATAATCTCCCATGAAGGCTTCCAAGAGCTAAATCAATGTCACATGATTAACAGCAAAGTTTCTCAGGAAATGTTTGACAGCATTGTCCGTGAAGTTGTTGAAGAAATTGGAACTCCTGCAGATTCCCTC TCCAGCCCCATCTTTATTGGTATATCCAGAAGAATATTGAATGTTAGACCAACTGcttttttcttcatcaaatgcGATCTTCGTTCAGATGAAATTCAACAACTGTATTCTAGTGCACAGGATGGCTTCGAGTCAACTCAGCTTTATGCTGTTTCAATG AGTGATCTAGAGAACATGGCTTCTAAAATGCCTGGCTGCCACAGAGGAGGCTATGCACTCTACAAATTAATGGTACAAGGCACAAGTGATAGCTTATCACATCCTTTGCTGAATGAGAACTTTGTAGCCTCTTAA
- the LOC107002867 gene encoding nudix hydrolase 9 isoform X3, which yields MEEKLSCDGGHEFKLLLSCPSGLSPSQIWDARVEQSSSLYNGTKFRYGGYNFNVENDPKQQPHVSLHLGLTDYRTFVGTNLSPMWERFLVPSDDDCIQCQHTSSPLGNGAVVETSDRRILVLQRSNKVGEFPGYFVFPGGHPEPQEVGIISHEGFQELNQCHMINSKVSQEMFDSIVREVVEEIGTPADSLSSPIFIGISRRILNVRPTAFFFIKCDLRSDEIQQLYSSAQDGFESTQLYAVSMSDLENMASKMPGCHRGGYALYKLMVQGTSDSLSHPLLNENFVAS from the exons ATGGAGGAGAAGCTCAGCTGTGATGGAGGTCACGAATTCAAGCTGCTCTTATCATGTCCTTCTGGTTTATCTCCTTCACAG ATATGGGATGCAAGAGTTGAACAAAGTTCATCACTTTACAATGGAACAAAGTTCAGG TATGGTGGATACAACTTCAATGTAGAGAATGATCCCAAGCAACAACCTCACGTTTCCCTTCATCTTGGTCTGACAGATTATAG GACATTCGTGGGAACAAATTTAAGTCCTATGTGGGAAAGATTTCTTGTTCCATCTGATG ATGATTGTATACAGTGTCAGCACACATCAAGTCCTCTTGGTAATGGTGCAGTTGTGGAGACTTCTGACAGAAGAATACTTGTGCTTCAGAGAAGTAATAAAGTTGGAGAATTCCCTGGATATTTTGTTTTTCCTGGAGGCCATCCAGAG CCCCAAGAAGTCGGAATAATCTCCCATGAAGGCTTCCAAGAGCTAAATCAATGTCACATGATTAACAGCAAAGTTTCTCAGGAAATGTTTGACAGCATTGTCCGTGAAGTTGTTGAAGAAATTGGAACTCCTGCAGATTCCCTC TCCAGCCCCATCTTTATTGGTATATCCAGAAGAATATTGAATGTTAGACCAACTGcttttttcttcatcaaatgcGATCTTCGTTCAGATGAAATTCAACAACTGTATTCTAGTGCACAGGATGGCTTCGAGTCAACTCAGCTTTATGCTGTTTCAATG AGTGATCTAGAGAACATGGCTTCTAAAATGCCTGGCTGCCACAGAGGAGGCTATGCACTCTACAAATTAATGGTACAAGGCACAAGTGATAGCTTATCACATCCTTTGCTGAATGAGAACTTTGTAGCCTCTTAA
- the LOC107002867 gene encoding nudix hydrolase 9 isoform X2, translating into MEEKLSCDGGHEFKLLLSCPSGLSPSQVSVVFDEVYDRIPHTDHTLEKSISEYGGYNFNVENDPKQQPHVSLHLGLTDYRTFVGTNLSPMWERFLVPSDDDCIQCQHTSSPLGNGAVVETSDRRILVLQRSNKVGEFPGYFVFPGGHPEPQEVGIISHEGFQELNQCHMINSKVSQEMFDSIVREVVEEIGTPADSLSSPIFIGISRRILNVRPTAFFFIKCDLRSDEIQQLYSSAQDGFESTQLYAVSMSDLENMASKMPGCHRGGYALYKLMVQGTSDSLSHPLLNENFVAS; encoded by the exons ATGGAGGAGAAGCTCAGCTGTGATGGAGGTCACGAATTCAAGCTGCTCTTATCATGTCCTTCTGGTTTATCTCCTTCACAG GTGTCAGTTGTTTTCGATGAAGTATACGATAGGATTCCCCATACAGATCATACTTTGGAGAAGTCCATTTCTGAG TATGGTGGATACAACTTCAATGTAGAGAATGATCCCAAGCAACAACCTCACGTTTCCCTTCATCTTGGTCTGACAGATTATAG GACATTCGTGGGAACAAATTTAAGTCCTATGTGGGAAAGATTTCTTGTTCCATCTGATG ATGATTGTATACAGTGTCAGCACACATCAAGTCCTCTTGGTAATGGTGCAGTTGTGGAGACTTCTGACAGAAGAATACTTGTGCTTCAGAGAAGTAATAAAGTTGGAGAATTCCCTGGATATTTTGTTTTTCCTGGAGGCCATCCAGAG CCCCAAGAAGTCGGAATAATCTCCCATGAAGGCTTCCAAGAGCTAAATCAATGTCACATGATTAACAGCAAAGTTTCTCAGGAAATGTTTGACAGCATTGTCCGTGAAGTTGTTGAAGAAATTGGAACTCCTGCAGATTCCCTC TCCAGCCCCATCTTTATTGGTATATCCAGAAGAATATTGAATGTTAGACCAACTGcttttttcttcatcaaatgcGATCTTCGTTCAGATGAAATTCAACAACTGTATTCTAGTGCACAGGATGGCTTCGAGTCAACTCAGCTTTATGCTGTTTCAATG AGTGATCTAGAGAACATGGCTTCTAAAATGCCTGGCTGCCACAGAGGAGGCTATGCACTCTACAAATTAATGGTACAAGGCACAAGTGATAGCTTATCACATCCTTTGCTGAATGAGAACTTTGTAGCCTCTTAA
- the LOC107002867 gene encoding nudix hydrolase 9 isoform X1 produces the protein MEEKLSCDGGHEFKLLLSCPSGLSPSQVSVVFDEVYDRIPHTDHTLEKSISEIWDARVEQSSSLYNGTKFRYGGYNFNVENDPKQQPHVSLHLGLTDYRTFVGTNLSPMWERFLVPSDDDCIQCQHTSSPLGNGAVVETSDRRILVLQRSNKVGEFPGYFVFPGGHPEPQEVGIISHEGFQELNQCHMINSKVSQEMFDSIVREVVEEIGTPADSLSSPIFIGISRRILNVRPTAFFFIKCDLRSDEIQQLYSSAQDGFESTQLYAVSMSDLENMASKMPGCHRGGYALYKLMVQGTSDSLSHPLLNENFVAS, from the exons ATGGAGGAGAAGCTCAGCTGTGATGGAGGTCACGAATTCAAGCTGCTCTTATCATGTCCTTCTGGTTTATCTCCTTCACAG GTGTCAGTTGTTTTCGATGAAGTATACGATAGGATTCCCCATACAGATCATACTTTGGAGAAGTCCATTTCTGAG ATATGGGATGCAAGAGTTGAACAAAGTTCATCACTTTACAATGGAACAAAGTTCAGG TATGGTGGATACAACTTCAATGTAGAGAATGATCCCAAGCAACAACCTCACGTTTCCCTTCATCTTGGTCTGACAGATTATAG GACATTCGTGGGAACAAATTTAAGTCCTATGTGGGAAAGATTTCTTGTTCCATCTGATG ATGATTGTATACAGTGTCAGCACACATCAAGTCCTCTTGGTAATGGTGCAGTTGTGGAGACTTCTGACAGAAGAATACTTGTGCTTCAGAGAAGTAATAAAGTTGGAGAATTCCCTGGATATTTTGTTTTTCCTGGAGGCCATCCAGAG CCCCAAGAAGTCGGAATAATCTCCCATGAAGGCTTCCAAGAGCTAAATCAATGTCACATGATTAACAGCAAAGTTTCTCAGGAAATGTTTGACAGCATTGTCCGTGAAGTTGTTGAAGAAATTGGAACTCCTGCAGATTCCCTC TCCAGCCCCATCTTTATTGGTATATCCAGAAGAATATTGAATGTTAGACCAACTGcttttttcttcatcaaatgcGATCTTCGTTCAGATGAAATTCAACAACTGTATTCTAGTGCACAGGATGGCTTCGAGTCAACTCAGCTTTATGCTGTTTCAATG AGTGATCTAGAGAACATGGCTTCTAAAATGCCTGGCTGCCACAGAGGAGGCTATGCACTCTACAAATTAATGGTACAAGGCACAAGTGATAGCTTATCACATCCTTTGCTGAATGAGAACTTTGTAGCCTCTTAA
- the LOC107002867 gene encoding nudix hydrolase 9 isoform X4 — MEEKLSCDGGHEFKLLLSCPSGLSPSQVSVVFDEVYDRIPHTDHTLEKSISEIWDARVEQSSSLYNGTKFRYGGYNFNVENDPKQQPHVSLHLGLTDYRTFVGTNLSPMWERFLVPSDDDCIQCQHTSSPLGNGAVVETSDRRILVLQRSNKVGEFPGYFVFPGGHPEPQEVGIISHEGFQELNQCHMINSKVSQEMFDSIVREVVEEIGTPADSLEVKTLIGRKAASFVNSDTSNLFFSLIFSLLYYYLIPFLLLFFLGWGGGGVFDFFLVCNL, encoded by the exons ATGGAGGAGAAGCTCAGCTGTGATGGAGGTCACGAATTCAAGCTGCTCTTATCATGTCCTTCTGGTTTATCTCCTTCACAG GTGTCAGTTGTTTTCGATGAAGTATACGATAGGATTCCCCATACAGATCATACTTTGGAGAAGTCCATTTCTGAG ATATGGGATGCAAGAGTTGAACAAAGTTCATCACTTTACAATGGAACAAAGTTCAGG TATGGTGGATACAACTTCAATGTAGAGAATGATCCCAAGCAACAACCTCACGTTTCCCTTCATCTTGGTCTGACAGATTATAG GACATTCGTGGGAACAAATTTAAGTCCTATGTGGGAAAGATTTCTTGTTCCATCTGATG ATGATTGTATACAGTGTCAGCACACATCAAGTCCTCTTGGTAATGGTGCAGTTGTGGAGACTTCTGACAGAAGAATACTTGTGCTTCAGAGAAGTAATAAAGTTGGAGAATTCCCTGGATATTTTGTTTTTCCTGGAGGCCATCCAGAG CCCCAAGAAGTCGGAATAATCTCCCATGAAGGCTTCCAAGAGCTAAATCAATGTCACATGATTAACAGCAAAGTTTCTCAGGAAATGTTTGACAGCATTGTCCGTGAAGTTGTTGAAGAAATTGGAACTCCTGCAGATTCCCTC GAAGTAAAAACACTAATTGGGAGAAAGGCTGCTTCCTTTGTTAATAGTGATACTTCcaaccttttcttttctcttattttctctcttctctattattatttgattccttttcttcttttatttttcttgggtTGGGGGGGTGGGGGTGTATTTGACTTTTTCTTGGTCTGCAATTTGTGA